A genomic segment from Andrena cerasifolii isolate SP2316 chromosome 7, iyAndCera1_principal, whole genome shotgun sequence encodes:
- the Fig4 gene encoding polyphosphoinositide phosphatase FIG4 isoform X1: MNENIIPTVVFHPIISSIQKIALYETKSRFYLMGSNNTLTRFRVLKIDRMEPKELVVVDDKREYTQDEIKDLVNMIDMGNRTRAGQRNNIGGVARVVSAFGIVDIAYIYLLANKGSIYKESAPDNGVSEEAGHQESQKPLHKPTQTKFTWKTMWQRDCFPRLVPAFGLLGFVRFLEGYYIILVTKRRRVAVIGHHTIYKIEDTSMIYIPNDTVRVFHPDEQRYVKMFQSIDLSSNFYFSYSYDLTHTLQSNMTAPKHIKSDIPSTNDRVLNETENGDAEDAGEFFNMWSFRKHHQHNSSREKYIDYGIRSNPHRRFVWNSHLLKPVEKDLHRDWVLYVIHGFIGQSNVSIFGRSMYVTIIARRSNKYAGTRFLKRGANFDGDVANEVETEQIVHDSGVSSLSKGRFSSFVQMRGSVPGHWSQDVSKMVPKPTITCDLADPYVETAGAHFNQLLKRYGSPIIILNLVKKREKKKHESTLTEELSVAVKYLNQFLPPEHHIQYERFDMARMNKRKKVNVMARLANIAYNTVLKTGIFQSQNPYYSQRNLFSTQSNNTKKLPKTSSSTTLSLSFCNVQSSMNLPVENNNLLHLKYNTGATVEKNRNDSNHIENKMRQCFNNTGTLQTGIIRTNCVDCLDRTNTAQFAVGKCALGFQLCALGVLESPKLEFDSDCVRMLEELYEDHGDTLALQYGGSQLVHRIKTYRKTAPWTSQGNDIMQTLSRYYSNTFSDQEKQHTINLFLGLFIPEEGKPPIWELLTDYYLHHIPACQYFRRIKLLTQWWDTSVLKCLPYALNEVTKACTEIVQVQNSIEEMIDVYYDYHRPYELSLLSEVYAYKISHSVRDFMPHFTTSFSPFAVRVRPGRRREETGNKYLNMKNPSMTGQSSTSSTTSSASSSEDSSSDYDESHQHTNDSQLMDSKESSEFTSFESLFPSMKEVYGTQPEYPKRNDVVLYKKFVLIGRNATYPSDYMKLRSKLIQQASFPESTTTAFTLPVVKKCSISIYEQYVNRANVGGSVPNPTDINIYETYSKQQQQLLNRSIYSN; this comes from the exons ATGAACGAAAATATAATTCCGACCGTAGTGTTTCATCCCATTATTTCCTCGATACAAAAAATCGCACTTTATGAAACGAAATCT AGATTTTATTTGATGGGGTCAAATAATACCCTAACACGCTTTCGGGTATTAAAAATAGACCGTATGGAGCCAAAAGAATTAGTTGTCGTAGACGACAAAAGGGAATATACTCAGGATGAAATAAAAGATCTTGTGAATATGATAGATATGGGTAATCGTACCCGCGCTGGGCAACGAAATAATATTGGTGGCGTCGCGAGAGTTGTCTCAGCTTTTGGTATTGTCG aCATAGCTTACATATATTTGCTTGCTAACAAAGGCAGCATTTATAAAGAATCTGCACCTGACAATGGTGTGTCAGAGGAGGCTGGGCACCAAGAATCTCAAAAGCCGTTGCACAAACCGACTCAAACTAAATTCACCTGGAAAACGATGTGGCAAAGAGACTGTTTTCCCCGACTAGTGCCAGCTTTCGGTCTTCTTG GCTTTGTACGTTTCTTGGAAGGATACTATATAATTCTGGTGACAAAACGGCGTAGAGTGGCTGTAATTGGGCACCATACGATATACAAAATAGAAGATACCTCAATGATTTATATTCCAAATGACACTGTGCGTGTCTTTCACCCGGATGAGCAAAGATATGTAAAAATGTTTCAAAGTATCGATTTAAGCAGTAACTTCTACTTTAGTTATTCGTATGATTTAACTCATACTCTACAAAGCAATATGACTGCTCCGAAACACATTAAATCAGACATACCTAGTACGAATGATAGGGTATTAAATGAAACTGAAAATGGTGATGCCGAAGATGCGGGAGAGTTCTTTAATATGTGGTCGTTTAGAAAACATCATCAGCATAATAG CAGTAGAGAGAAATATATTGATTACGGTATACGAAGTAATCCACATCGTCGGTTCGTGTGGAACTCTCACCTTTTGAAGCCAGTAGAAAAAGATCTACACCGTGACTGGGTTTTATACGTTATACACGGCTTTATTGGCCAATCAAATGTTAGTATTTTCGGACGATCTATGTATGTAACTATCATAGCGAGAAGAAGTAACAAATATGCGGGCACTAGATTTTTAAAACGCGGTGCGAATTTTGAT ggTGACGTTGCCAATGAAGTGGAAACTGAACAAATTGTTCATGATTCTGGGGTAAGTTCCTTGAGCAAAGGTCGTTTCAGCTCATTTGTTCAAATGCGTGGATCAGTTCCTGGTCATTGGAGTCAGGATGTTAGCAAAATGGTTCCTAAGCCCACTATTACTTGTGACTTGGCTGACCCATATGTAGAAACAGCAG GTGCACATTTCAATCAGCTTCTTAAAAGATATGGTTCTCCAATTATAATTCTCAATCTTGTTAAAAAACGCGAGAAGAAGAAACATGAAAGTACCCTGACCGAAGAATTGAGTGTGGCTGTTAAATATTTAAACCAATTTTTACCACCGGAACATCATATTCAATATGAAAGGTTTGATATGGCCAGAATGAATAAAAG AAAGAAAGTTAATGTAATGGCCCGTTTGGCAAATATTGCATACAATACAGTTTTAAAAACGGGTATTTTTCAGTCCCAAAATCCATATTATAGtcaaagaaatttattttctacccAATCTAATAATACGAAGAAGCTTCCCAAAACGAGCTCAAGTACAACTTTATCATTGAGTTTCTGTAATGTTCAAAGTTCCATGAATTTGCCAgtcgaaaataataatcttTTACATTTGAAGTACAATACCGGCGCTACTGTAGAAAAGAATCGTAACGATTCGAATcacattgaaaataaaatgagGCAGTGTTTTAATAACACGGGCACATTGCAAACTGGAATAATTAGGACAAACTGCGTCGATTGTTTAGATCGTACAAATACAGCGCAGTTTGCAGTAGGGAAATGTGCTCTGGGATTCCAGTTATGTGCTTTAGGTGTTTTGGAATCCCCTAAACTGGAATTTGACTCTGATTGTGTAAGAATGTTAGAAGAGTTATATGAAGATCATGGTGATACATTAGCATTACAATATGGTGGTTCTCAGTTGGTCCATAGAATAAAAACTTACAG GAAGACTGCACCATGGACTAGTCAGGGTAATGATATTATGCAGACCCTTAGTAGGTATTACAGCAATACCTTTAGCGATCAAGAAAAACAACATACTATTAATTTATTCTTAG GTTTATTTATACCCGAAGAAGGCAAGCCCCCAATATGGGAACTTTTAACAGATTATTATCTTCACCACATACCTGCTTGCCAATATTTTCGCAGAATAAAACTTCTAACGCAATGGTGGGACACCAGCGTATTGAAGTGCCTTCCTTACGCGCTGAACGAAGTAACAAAAGCTTGTACGGAAATAGTACAAGTACAAAATTCGATAGAAGAAATGATCGATGTTTATTATGATTATCATCG ACCTTACGAACTGTCTCTGCTTTCTGAAGTTTACGCATATAAAATTAGTCATTCTGTCAGAGATTTTATGCCACATTTTACAACGAGCTTTAGTCCGTTCGCGGTGCGGGTTCGACCAGGAAGAAGAAGGGAAGAGACGggcaataaatatttgaatatgaaAAACCCTTCTATGACTGGGCAAAGTAGTACGAGTAGCACAACATCAAGCGCGAG TTCCAGCGAAGATTCCAGTTCAGACTACGACGAGAGCCATCAACATACCAACGACTCTCAACTGATGGATTCGAAAGAGAGCTCGGAATTTACATCGTTCGAATCGTTGTTTCCGTCTATGAAAGAAGTTTACGGCACTCAACCGGAATACCCGAAAAGAAACGACGTTGTATTATATAAAAA gtTTGTATTAATTGGACGTAATGCGACCTATCCGTCAGATTATATGAAACTTCGTTCGAAGTTAATTCAGCAGGCATCATTTCCTGAAAGTACAACTACTGCGTTTACGCTACCAGTAGTAAAAAAGTGTAGTATAAGTATATACGAGCAATACGTTAACAGAGctaac GTTGGAGGGTCAGTACCGAATCCCACTGACATCAATATATATGAAACCTACTCGAAACAGCAGCAACAGTTACTTAACAGGTCGATCTATTCGAATTAA
- the Fig4 gene encoding polyphosphoinositide phosphatase FIG4 isoform X3 has product MNENIIPTVVFHPIISSIQKIALYETKSRFYLMGSNNTLTRFRVLKIDRMEPKELVVVDDKREYTQDEIKDLVNMIDMGNRTRAGQRNNIGGVARVVSAFGIVGSIYKESAPDNGVSEEAGHQESQKPLHKPTQTKFTWKTMWQRDCFPRLVPAFGLLGFVRFLEGYYIILVTKRRRVAVIGHHTIYKIEDTSMIYIPNDTVRVFHPDEQRYVKMFQSIDLSSNFYFSYSYDLTHTLQSNMTAPKHIKSDIPSTNDRVLNETENGDAEDAGEFFNMWSFRKHHQHNSSREKYIDYGIRSNPHRRFVWNSHLLKPVEKDLHRDWVLYVIHGFIGQSNVSIFGRSMYVTIIARRSNKYAGTRFLKRGANFDGDVANEVETEQIVHDSGVSSLSKGRFSSFVQMRGSVPGHWSQDVSKMVPKPTITCDLADPYVETAGAHFNQLLKRYGSPIIILNLVKKREKKKHESTLTEELSVAVKYLNQFLPPEHHIQYERFDMARMNKRKKVNVMARLANIAYNTVLKTGIFQSQNPYYSQRNLFSTQSNNTKKLPKTSSSTTLSLSFCNVQSSMNLPVENNNLLHLKYNTGATVEKNRNDSNHIENKMRQCFNNTGTLQTGIIRTNCVDCLDRTNTAQFAVGKCALGFQLCALGVLESPKLEFDSDCVRMLEELYEDHGDTLALQYGGSQLVHRIKTYRKTAPWTSQGNDIMQTLSRYYSNTFSDQEKQHTINLFLGLFIPEEGKPPIWELLTDYYLHHIPACQYFRRIKLLTQWWDTSVLKCLPYALNEVTKACTEIVQVQNSIEEMIDVYYDYHRPYELSLLSEVYAYKISHSVRDFMPHFTTSFSPFAVRVRPGRRREETGNKYLNMKNPSMTGQSSTSSTTSSASSSEDSSSDYDESHQHTNDSQLMDSKESSEFTSFESLFPSMKEVYGTQPEYPKRNDVVLYKKFVLIGRNATYPSDYMKLRSKLIQQASFPESTTTAFTLPVVKKCSISIYEQYVNRANVGGSVPNPTDINIYETYSKQQQQLLNRSIYSN; this is encoded by the exons ATGAACGAAAATATAATTCCGACCGTAGTGTTTCATCCCATTATTTCCTCGATACAAAAAATCGCACTTTATGAAACGAAATCT AGATTTTATTTGATGGGGTCAAATAATACCCTAACACGCTTTCGGGTATTAAAAATAGACCGTATGGAGCCAAAAGAATTAGTTGTCGTAGACGACAAAAGGGAATATACTCAGGATGAAATAAAAGATCTTGTGAATATGATAGATATGGGTAATCGTACCCGCGCTGGGCAACGAAATAATATTGGTGGCGTCGCGAGAGTTGTCTCAGCTTTTGGTATTGTCG GCAGCATTTATAAAGAATCTGCACCTGACAATGGTGTGTCAGAGGAGGCTGGGCACCAAGAATCTCAAAAGCCGTTGCACAAACCGACTCAAACTAAATTCACCTGGAAAACGATGTGGCAAAGAGACTGTTTTCCCCGACTAGTGCCAGCTTTCGGTCTTCTTG GCTTTGTACGTTTCTTGGAAGGATACTATATAATTCTGGTGACAAAACGGCGTAGAGTGGCTGTAATTGGGCACCATACGATATACAAAATAGAAGATACCTCAATGATTTATATTCCAAATGACACTGTGCGTGTCTTTCACCCGGATGAGCAAAGATATGTAAAAATGTTTCAAAGTATCGATTTAAGCAGTAACTTCTACTTTAGTTATTCGTATGATTTAACTCATACTCTACAAAGCAATATGACTGCTCCGAAACACATTAAATCAGACATACCTAGTACGAATGATAGGGTATTAAATGAAACTGAAAATGGTGATGCCGAAGATGCGGGAGAGTTCTTTAATATGTGGTCGTTTAGAAAACATCATCAGCATAATAG CAGTAGAGAGAAATATATTGATTACGGTATACGAAGTAATCCACATCGTCGGTTCGTGTGGAACTCTCACCTTTTGAAGCCAGTAGAAAAAGATCTACACCGTGACTGGGTTTTATACGTTATACACGGCTTTATTGGCCAATCAAATGTTAGTATTTTCGGACGATCTATGTATGTAACTATCATAGCGAGAAGAAGTAACAAATATGCGGGCACTAGATTTTTAAAACGCGGTGCGAATTTTGAT ggTGACGTTGCCAATGAAGTGGAAACTGAACAAATTGTTCATGATTCTGGGGTAAGTTCCTTGAGCAAAGGTCGTTTCAGCTCATTTGTTCAAATGCGTGGATCAGTTCCTGGTCATTGGAGTCAGGATGTTAGCAAAATGGTTCCTAAGCCCACTATTACTTGTGACTTGGCTGACCCATATGTAGAAACAGCAG GTGCACATTTCAATCAGCTTCTTAAAAGATATGGTTCTCCAATTATAATTCTCAATCTTGTTAAAAAACGCGAGAAGAAGAAACATGAAAGTACCCTGACCGAAGAATTGAGTGTGGCTGTTAAATATTTAAACCAATTTTTACCACCGGAACATCATATTCAATATGAAAGGTTTGATATGGCCAGAATGAATAAAAG AAAGAAAGTTAATGTAATGGCCCGTTTGGCAAATATTGCATACAATACAGTTTTAAAAACGGGTATTTTTCAGTCCCAAAATCCATATTATAGtcaaagaaatttattttctacccAATCTAATAATACGAAGAAGCTTCCCAAAACGAGCTCAAGTACAACTTTATCATTGAGTTTCTGTAATGTTCAAAGTTCCATGAATTTGCCAgtcgaaaataataatcttTTACATTTGAAGTACAATACCGGCGCTACTGTAGAAAAGAATCGTAACGATTCGAATcacattgaaaataaaatgagGCAGTGTTTTAATAACACGGGCACATTGCAAACTGGAATAATTAGGACAAACTGCGTCGATTGTTTAGATCGTACAAATACAGCGCAGTTTGCAGTAGGGAAATGTGCTCTGGGATTCCAGTTATGTGCTTTAGGTGTTTTGGAATCCCCTAAACTGGAATTTGACTCTGATTGTGTAAGAATGTTAGAAGAGTTATATGAAGATCATGGTGATACATTAGCATTACAATATGGTGGTTCTCAGTTGGTCCATAGAATAAAAACTTACAG GAAGACTGCACCATGGACTAGTCAGGGTAATGATATTATGCAGACCCTTAGTAGGTATTACAGCAATACCTTTAGCGATCAAGAAAAACAACATACTATTAATTTATTCTTAG GTTTATTTATACCCGAAGAAGGCAAGCCCCCAATATGGGAACTTTTAACAGATTATTATCTTCACCACATACCTGCTTGCCAATATTTTCGCAGAATAAAACTTCTAACGCAATGGTGGGACACCAGCGTATTGAAGTGCCTTCCTTACGCGCTGAACGAAGTAACAAAAGCTTGTACGGAAATAGTACAAGTACAAAATTCGATAGAAGAAATGATCGATGTTTATTATGATTATCATCG ACCTTACGAACTGTCTCTGCTTTCTGAAGTTTACGCATATAAAATTAGTCATTCTGTCAGAGATTTTATGCCACATTTTACAACGAGCTTTAGTCCGTTCGCGGTGCGGGTTCGACCAGGAAGAAGAAGGGAAGAGACGggcaataaatatttgaatatgaaAAACCCTTCTATGACTGGGCAAAGTAGTACGAGTAGCACAACATCAAGCGCGAG TTCCAGCGAAGATTCCAGTTCAGACTACGACGAGAGCCATCAACATACCAACGACTCTCAACTGATGGATTCGAAAGAGAGCTCGGAATTTACATCGTTCGAATCGTTGTTTCCGTCTATGAAAGAAGTTTACGGCACTCAACCGGAATACCCGAAAAGAAACGACGTTGTATTATATAAAAA gtTTGTATTAATTGGACGTAATGCGACCTATCCGTCAGATTATATGAAACTTCGTTCGAAGTTAATTCAGCAGGCATCATTTCCTGAAAGTACAACTACTGCGTTTACGCTACCAGTAGTAAAAAAGTGTAGTATAAGTATATACGAGCAATACGTTAACAGAGctaac GTTGGAGGGTCAGTACCGAATCCCACTGACATCAATATATATGAAACCTACTCGAAACAGCAGCAACAGTTACTTAACAGGTCGATCTATTCGAATTAA
- the Fig4 gene encoding polyphosphoinositide phosphatase FIG4 isoform X6 → MNENIIPTVVFHPIISSIQKIALYETKSRFYLMGSNNTLTRFRVLKIDRMEPKELVVVDDKREYTQDEIKDLVNMIDMGNRTRAGQRNNIGGVARVVSAFGIVGFVRFLEGYYIILVTKRRRVAVIGHHTIYKIEDTSMIYIPNDTVRVFHPDEQRYVKMFQSIDLSSNFYFSYSYDLTHTLQSNMTAPKHIKSDIPSTNDRVLNETENGDAEDAGEFFNMWSFRKHHQHNSSREKYIDYGIRSNPHRRFVWNSHLLKPVEKDLHRDWVLYVIHGFIGQSNVSIFGRSMYVTIIARRSNKYAGTRFLKRGANFDGDVANEVETEQIVHDSGVSSLSKGRFSSFVQMRGSVPGHWSQDVSKMVPKPTITCDLADPYVETAGAHFNQLLKRYGSPIIILNLVKKREKKKHESTLTEELSVAVKYLNQFLPPEHHIQYERFDMARMNKRKKVNVMARLANIAYNTVLKTGIFQSQNPYYSQRNLFSTQSNNTKKLPKTSSSTTLSLSFCNVQSSMNLPVENNNLLHLKYNTGATVEKNRNDSNHIENKMRQCFNNTGTLQTGIIRTNCVDCLDRTNTAQFAVGKCALGFQLCALGVLESPKLEFDSDCVRMLEELYEDHGDTLALQYGGSQLVHRIKTYRKTAPWTSQGNDIMQTLSRYYSNTFSDQEKQHTINLFLGLFIPEEGKPPIWELLTDYYLHHIPACQYFRRIKLLTQWWDTSVLKCLPYALNEVTKACTEIVQVQNSIEEMIDVYYDYHRPYELSLLSEVYAYKISHSVRDFMPHFTTSFSPFAVRVRPGRRREETGNKYLNMKNPSMTGQSSTSSTTSSASSSEDSSSDYDESHQHTNDSQLMDSKESSEFTSFESLFPSMKEVYGTQPEYPKRNDVVLYKKFVLIGRNATYPSDYMKLRSKLIQQASFPESTTTAFTLPVVKKCSISIYEQYVNRANVGGSVPNPTDINIYETYSKQQQQLLNRSIYSN, encoded by the exons ATGAACGAAAATATAATTCCGACCGTAGTGTTTCATCCCATTATTTCCTCGATACAAAAAATCGCACTTTATGAAACGAAATCT AGATTTTATTTGATGGGGTCAAATAATACCCTAACACGCTTTCGGGTATTAAAAATAGACCGTATGGAGCCAAAAGAATTAGTTGTCGTAGACGACAAAAGGGAATATACTCAGGATGAAATAAAAGATCTTGTGAATATGATAGATATGGGTAATCGTACCCGCGCTGGGCAACGAAATAATATTGGTGGCGTCGCGAGAGTTGTCTCAGCTTTTGGTATTGTCG GCTTTGTACGTTTCTTGGAAGGATACTATATAATTCTGGTGACAAAACGGCGTAGAGTGGCTGTAATTGGGCACCATACGATATACAAAATAGAAGATACCTCAATGATTTATATTCCAAATGACACTGTGCGTGTCTTTCACCCGGATGAGCAAAGATATGTAAAAATGTTTCAAAGTATCGATTTAAGCAGTAACTTCTACTTTAGTTATTCGTATGATTTAACTCATACTCTACAAAGCAATATGACTGCTCCGAAACACATTAAATCAGACATACCTAGTACGAATGATAGGGTATTAAATGAAACTGAAAATGGTGATGCCGAAGATGCGGGAGAGTTCTTTAATATGTGGTCGTTTAGAAAACATCATCAGCATAATAG CAGTAGAGAGAAATATATTGATTACGGTATACGAAGTAATCCACATCGTCGGTTCGTGTGGAACTCTCACCTTTTGAAGCCAGTAGAAAAAGATCTACACCGTGACTGGGTTTTATACGTTATACACGGCTTTATTGGCCAATCAAATGTTAGTATTTTCGGACGATCTATGTATGTAACTATCATAGCGAGAAGAAGTAACAAATATGCGGGCACTAGATTTTTAAAACGCGGTGCGAATTTTGAT ggTGACGTTGCCAATGAAGTGGAAACTGAACAAATTGTTCATGATTCTGGGGTAAGTTCCTTGAGCAAAGGTCGTTTCAGCTCATTTGTTCAAATGCGTGGATCAGTTCCTGGTCATTGGAGTCAGGATGTTAGCAAAATGGTTCCTAAGCCCACTATTACTTGTGACTTGGCTGACCCATATGTAGAAACAGCAG GTGCACATTTCAATCAGCTTCTTAAAAGATATGGTTCTCCAATTATAATTCTCAATCTTGTTAAAAAACGCGAGAAGAAGAAACATGAAAGTACCCTGACCGAAGAATTGAGTGTGGCTGTTAAATATTTAAACCAATTTTTACCACCGGAACATCATATTCAATATGAAAGGTTTGATATGGCCAGAATGAATAAAAG AAAGAAAGTTAATGTAATGGCCCGTTTGGCAAATATTGCATACAATACAGTTTTAAAAACGGGTATTTTTCAGTCCCAAAATCCATATTATAGtcaaagaaatttattttctacccAATCTAATAATACGAAGAAGCTTCCCAAAACGAGCTCAAGTACAACTTTATCATTGAGTTTCTGTAATGTTCAAAGTTCCATGAATTTGCCAgtcgaaaataataatcttTTACATTTGAAGTACAATACCGGCGCTACTGTAGAAAAGAATCGTAACGATTCGAATcacattgaaaataaaatgagGCAGTGTTTTAATAACACGGGCACATTGCAAACTGGAATAATTAGGACAAACTGCGTCGATTGTTTAGATCGTACAAATACAGCGCAGTTTGCAGTAGGGAAATGTGCTCTGGGATTCCAGTTATGTGCTTTAGGTGTTTTGGAATCCCCTAAACTGGAATTTGACTCTGATTGTGTAAGAATGTTAGAAGAGTTATATGAAGATCATGGTGATACATTAGCATTACAATATGGTGGTTCTCAGTTGGTCCATAGAATAAAAACTTACAG GAAGACTGCACCATGGACTAGTCAGGGTAATGATATTATGCAGACCCTTAGTAGGTATTACAGCAATACCTTTAGCGATCAAGAAAAACAACATACTATTAATTTATTCTTAG GTTTATTTATACCCGAAGAAGGCAAGCCCCCAATATGGGAACTTTTAACAGATTATTATCTTCACCACATACCTGCTTGCCAATATTTTCGCAGAATAAAACTTCTAACGCAATGGTGGGACACCAGCGTATTGAAGTGCCTTCCTTACGCGCTGAACGAAGTAACAAAAGCTTGTACGGAAATAGTACAAGTACAAAATTCGATAGAAGAAATGATCGATGTTTATTATGATTATCATCG ACCTTACGAACTGTCTCTGCTTTCTGAAGTTTACGCATATAAAATTAGTCATTCTGTCAGAGATTTTATGCCACATTTTACAACGAGCTTTAGTCCGTTCGCGGTGCGGGTTCGACCAGGAAGAAGAAGGGAAGAGACGggcaataaatatttgaatatgaaAAACCCTTCTATGACTGGGCAAAGTAGTACGAGTAGCACAACATCAAGCGCGAG TTCCAGCGAAGATTCCAGTTCAGACTACGACGAGAGCCATCAACATACCAACGACTCTCAACTGATGGATTCGAAAGAGAGCTCGGAATTTACATCGTTCGAATCGTTGTTTCCGTCTATGAAAGAAGTTTACGGCACTCAACCGGAATACCCGAAAAGAAACGACGTTGTATTATATAAAAA gtTTGTATTAATTGGACGTAATGCGACCTATCCGTCAGATTATATGAAACTTCGTTCGAAGTTAATTCAGCAGGCATCATTTCCTGAAAGTACAACTACTGCGTTTACGCTACCAGTAGTAAAAAAGTGTAGTATAAGTATATACGAGCAATACGTTAACAGAGctaac GTTGGAGGGTCAGTACCGAATCCCACTGACATCAATATATATGAAACCTACTCGAAACAGCAGCAACAGTTACTTAACAGGTCGATCTATTCGAATTAA